One part of the Candidatus Methylomirabilota bacterium genome encodes these proteins:
- the coaBC gene encoding bifunctional phosphopantothenoylcysteine decarboxylase/phosphopantothenate--cysteine ligase CoaBC, producing MALRGKELILGVTGSIAAFKAVYLLRELTRLGAAVTVVRTAHAERFVGDLTWRTLSGRPVLSDLFDPQSGAAVEHVAIAERADAVVVAPATANVLAKAAHGLADDFLTTVLLAARGPVLMVPAMDGGMWDHAAVTANVATLRERGIVVLEPDAGVLASGLSGKGRLPEVDAIVEALERLLSPTRDLAGERVLVTSGPTREPIDPVRYLSNRSSGKMGHAIATAALRRGAQVILIAGPTALEPPPGAAYVPVQTAEEMREAALHHLPRASVVIKAAAVADYRVEHPAGQKIKSKKDEGLTLTLVPSPDILRELASRKGRAFLVGFAAETNDVRHNARAKLSAKGIDLLVANDVSRSGIGFEADDNQVVLLDRWGGEVELPKMSKVAVADAILDRVLALRTAATAAPQPSPLP from the coding sequence GTGGCGCTCCGCGGCAAGGAGCTGATCCTCGGCGTCACCGGCAGTATCGCCGCATTCAAGGCGGTGTACCTGCTGCGCGAGCTCACCCGGCTCGGCGCGGCGGTCACGGTGGTGCGCACGGCGCACGCGGAGCGCTTCGTGGGCGATCTCACCTGGCGCACGCTGTCGGGGCGCCCGGTCCTCTCCGATCTCTTCGATCCCCAGAGCGGCGCGGCGGTCGAGCACGTCGCCATCGCCGAGCGCGCGGACGCCGTGGTGGTGGCGCCCGCCACCGCCAACGTCCTCGCCAAGGCCGCCCACGGCCTCGCCGATGACTTCCTCACCACGGTCCTCCTCGCCGCGCGGGGACCGGTGCTGATGGTGCCCGCGATGGACGGCGGCATGTGGGATCACGCGGCGGTGACGGCGAACGTGGCGACCTTACGTGAGAGGGGCATCGTTGTTTTGGAGCCCGACGCCGGGGTCCTCGCCTCCGGGCTCAGCGGCAAGGGACGGCTCCCCGAGGTGGACGCCATCGTCGAGGCTCTCGAACGGCTCCTCTCCCCGACTCGCGACCTGGCCGGTGAGCGCGTGCTCGTCACCTCCGGCCCCACGCGCGAGCCCATCGATCCCGTGCGCTATCTCTCGAATCGCTCCTCGGGGAAGATGGGCCACGCCATCGCCACCGCCGCCCTCCGCCGCGGCGCCCAGGTGATCCTCATCGCGGGGCCCACCGCGCTGGAGCCGCCGCCCGGCGCCGCCTACGTGCCCGTGCAGACGGCCGAGGAGATGCGCGAGGCCGCGCTCCACCATCTGCCCCGCGCGAGCGTGGTGATCAAGGCGGCCGCGGTGGCCGACTACCGTGTCGAGCACCCCGCGGGGCAGAAGATCAAGTCGAAGAAGGACGAGGGGCTCACGCTCACCTTGGTGCCGAGCCCCGACATCCTGCGCGAGCTGGCCTCGCGCAAGGGCCGCGCCTTCCTCGTGGGCTTTGCCGCCGAGACCAACGACGTGCGGCACAACGCCCGCGCCAAGCTCTCCGCCAAGGGCATCGACCTGCTCGTGGCCAACGACGTGAGCCGCAGCGGCATCGGCTTCGAGGCCGACGACAACCAGGTGGTGCTGCTCGATCGCTGGGGTGGCGAGGTCGAGCTGCCCAAGATGAGCAAGGTGGCCGTCGCCGACGCGATCCTCGACCGCGTGCTCGCGCTTCGGACGGCCGCGACCGCGGCCCCCCAGCCCAGCCCTCTCCCCTGA
- the rpoZ gene encoding DNA-directed RNA polymerase subunit omega — MAFPSLERSLDKVSNRYLLVVLAAKRARQLNRGAQAQLESRHKKPTSVSLEEIADAKVGYRLKDDDAPKS; from the coding sequence ATGGCGTTCCCTTCCCTCGAGCGCTCCCTGGACAAGGTCTCCAACCGCTACCTGCTCGTCGTGCTCGCGGCGAAGCGGGCGCGTCAGCTCAACCGCGGCGCGCAGGCGCAGCTGGAAAGCCGCCACAAGAAGCCCACCAGCGTCTCCCTGGAGGAGATCGCCGATGCCAAGGTGGGCTACCGCCTCAAGGACGACGACGCCCCCAAGAGCTAG
- the fmt gene encoding methionyl-tRNA formyltransferase yields the protein MRVLFYGTPAFALPTLEALLGAHEVVAIITQPDKPAHRGQRLTPPPVKERALAAGVPVLQPPRLRDPGWPERLAEHRADVAVVVAFGQILPKAVLDVPARGSINVHASILPRYRGAAPIAWAIIRGERETGITTFQMDPGMDTGAMLLREATPIGSDETAGELAARLAPLGAAVLLRTLAGLDAITPTPQDHAQATLAPRLKKEDGRLRLLEPARALAARVRGCNPWPGAALATPGGRLMIWRAAAVPHPATEAPGTLVTTGPGSTAIVTGDGLLLPVEVQPENRKAMAWEDFLRGARLRPGDRVREVAA from the coding sequence TTGCGGGTCCTCTTCTACGGGACGCCGGCCTTCGCCCTGCCGACCCTCGAGGCGCTGCTGGGCGCCCACGAGGTCGTCGCCATCATCACCCAGCCCGACAAGCCGGCCCACCGCGGCCAGCGCCTCACGCCGCCCCCGGTGAAGGAACGCGCGCTCGCCGCCGGCGTCCCCGTGCTGCAGCCGCCGCGCCTGCGCGATCCCGGCTGGCCCGAGCGCCTCGCCGAGCATCGCGCCGACGTGGCGGTGGTCGTCGCCTTCGGCCAGATCCTGCCCAAGGCCGTGCTCGACGTGCCCGCACGCGGCTCCATCAACGTGCACGCCTCGATCCTCCCCCGCTATCGCGGCGCCGCGCCCATCGCCTGGGCCATCATCCGCGGCGAGCGCGAGACCGGCATCACGACGTTCCAGATGGATCCCGGGATGGACACCGGCGCGATGCTGCTGCGCGAGGCCACGCCGATCGGGTCCGACGAGACGGCGGGTGAGCTGGCGGCGCGCCTGGCGCCCCTCGGCGCCGCGGTGCTCCTGCGCACGCTGGCCGGCCTCGACGCGATCACGCCGACGCCCCAGGACCACGCGCAGGCGACGCTCGCCCCGCGCCTCAAGAAGGAAGATGGCCGGCTCCGCCTGCTGGAGCCGGCCCGCGCCCTTGCCGCGCGGGTGCGCGGGTGCAATCCCTGGCCCGGCGCCGCGCTGGCGACGCCCGGCGGGCGGCTCATGATCTGGCGCGCGGCCGCGGTGCCGCATCCGGCGACGGAGGCCCCCGGCACGCTGGTGACCACCGGACCCGGCTCCACCGCCATCGTCACCGGTGACGGCTTGCTGCTCCCGGTCGAGGTGCAGCCGGAGAACCGCAAGGCGATGGCGTGGGAAGACTTCCTCCGGGGCGCCCGGCTCCGCCCAGGCGACCGCGTCCGCGAGGTGGCGGCGTGA
- a CDS encoding ABC transporter permease gives MGSRAERGDRWRILAWQLAILVAIIAAWEYLTSIKAISKTPGLYWIDPFFISRPSKIVERFVHLASPSVRLSIWAMAWSTVQSTLGGFLVGITTGFAAGLVLGRSERLARISSPFIVAFNSLPRIALVPLITMIFGFGLLAKIVLAWSIVFFIVFFNTFQGARSVDADLIHSARFLGATEGQVMRTVIVPSTLAWTFASLTPSISFALIGVVVGEFIGGESGGGLGYLIIQSLGTLNAADMMVALLALGVIGIVMALGIRQLEARLLRWRPEYRKQ, from the coding sequence ATGGGTTCCCGAGCGGAGCGAGGGGACCGTTGGCGTATTCTCGCCTGGCAGCTCGCGATCCTCGTCGCCATCATCGCCGCGTGGGAGTACCTCACCAGCATCAAGGCCATCTCGAAGACGCCCGGTCTTTACTGGATCGACCCCTTCTTCATCAGCCGGCCTTCGAAGATCGTCGAGCGCTTCGTTCATCTCGCCTCGCCGTCCGTGCGGCTCAGCATCTGGGCGATGGCATGGTCCACCGTGCAGTCCACGCTCGGGGGCTTCCTCGTGGGGATCACCACCGGTTTCGCGGCCGGCCTCGTGTTGGGGCGTAGCGAGCGCCTCGCACGGATCTCGTCCCCCTTCATCGTGGCCTTCAACTCGCTCCCGCGGATCGCGCTGGTCCCGCTCATCACGATGATCTTCGGCTTCGGCCTCCTCGCCAAGATCGTGCTCGCCTGGAGCATCGTCTTCTTCATCGTGTTCTTCAATACGTTCCAGGGCGCGCGCAGCGTGGACGCCGACCTCATCCACTCCGCCCGCTTCCTCGGGGCCACCGAGGGGCAGGTCATGCGCACCGTGATCGTGCCCTCCACGCTGGCGTGGACCTTCGCCTCGCTCACGCCGTCGATCTCCTTCGCGCTCATCGGCGTCGTGGTGGGCGAGTTCATCGGCGGGGAGTCCGGCGGCGGACTCGGCTACCTCATCATCCAGAGTCTCGGCACGCTCAACGCCGCCGACATGATGGTGGCGCTCCTCGCGCTGGGGGTGATCGGCATCGTGATGGCGCTGGGGATCCGGCAGCTGGAGGCGCGGCTCCTGCGCTGGCGCCCCGAGTACCGCAAGCAGTGA
- a CDS encoding ABC transporter substrate-binding protein codes for MAESPTPARWTRRHVLETAGLAAGALLAGRVGAARAQGTLKTITASHSVSTFVYGQHLVAAQKKFFEEEGVKTPDFIVPGGGARVVQAVAAGQAMFALGDSNHPLKTTEKGRDAVILFATDHRCSYANVVVRKDLFDKGVKSMEALGDEKLVGRKAVIAATAIGSGTHVYGVYVCKNIKAGDGKPVNDHVEWVGGGASTTMLGGLKGGKFDAIMAVPEWQSAAVSEGFGRPIYDILDEKAWNRVFGGRIPVTVGYCLKETVEKSPDLVQAYVNACYRAQQWIRKTKDDEVVDLLHRPYMETFSRETVLESVRYYRTIFDWDFVVDEADYARGEKVWIPTALDKPIPYAKAVDMSFVRKAQAKYKS; via the coding sequence ATGGCAGAGTCGCCCACCCCGGCGCGCTGGACGCGCCGTCACGTTCTGGAGACCGCCGGCCTGGCCGCGGGTGCCCTGCTGGCCGGCCGGGTCGGCGCGGCGCGGGCTCAGGGCACGCTCAAGACGATCACCGCGTCCCACAGTGTCTCCACGTTCGTCTACGGCCAGCACCTGGTCGCCGCGCAGAAGAAGTTCTTCGAGGAGGAGGGCGTCAAGACGCCCGACTTCATCGTCCCGGGCGGCGGCGCGCGCGTGGTGCAGGCGGTGGCGGCGGGCCAGGCGATGTTCGCGCTCGGCGACTCCAACCACCCCCTCAAGACCACCGAGAAGGGTCGCGACGCCGTCATCCTCTTCGCAACGGACCACCGCTGCTCGTACGCCAACGTGGTCGTGCGCAAGGACCTCTTCGACAAGGGCGTGAAGAGCATGGAGGCGCTCGGCGACGAGAAGCTCGTGGGGCGCAAGGCGGTGATTGCCGCCACTGCCATCGGCTCCGGCACGCACGTCTACGGCGTGTACGTGTGCAAGAACATCAAGGCGGGCGACGGCAAGCCGGTCAACGACCACGTCGAGTGGGTGGGCGGCGGCGCCTCCACCACCATGCTGGGTGGCCTCAAGGGCGGCAAGTTCGACGCGATCATGGCCGTGCCCGAGTGGCAGTCGGCGGCGGTGAGCGAGGGCTTCGGCCGGCCCATCTACGACATCCTGGACGAGAAGGCGTGGAACCGCGTCTTCGGCGGACGCATCCCCGTCACGGTGGGCTACTGCCTAAAGGAGACCGTCGAGAAGTCGCCCGACCTCGTCCAGGCCTACGTGAACGCCTGCTACCGCGCGCAGCAGTGGATCCGGAAGACCAAGGACGACGAGGTCGTGGATCTCCTCCACAGGCCCTACATGGAAACGTTCTCCCGCGAGACCGTGCTCGAGTCGGTGCGCTATTACCGCACCATCTTCGACTGGGACTTCGTGGTGGACGAGGCCGACTACGCCCGGGGCGAGAAGGTATGGATCCCCACCGCGCTCGACAAGCCCATCCCGTACGCGAAGGCGGTGGACATGAGCTTCGTCCGGAAGGCGCAGGCGAAGTACAAGTCGTGA
- the gmk gene encoding guanylate kinase, with product MELVKRRGTLFVVSAPSGAGKTTLCHEVRSLVPDLHYSISYTTRKPRNGEVNGTDFHFVDAAEFEAMRARDEFAEWAQVHGHYYGTPAQPLETALARGLDVLLDIDTNGARQLRVRYPEAVSVFIMAPSLAELDARLRERKSDAAGEIARRLSRAREEIAAWREYDYLIINRDVKEAVDQLATLIQAERCRTSRLTIRFPDVEVPN from the coding sequence ATGGAGCTCGTCAAGCGGCGCGGCACTCTCTTCGTGGTCTCGGCGCCCTCCGGGGCAGGGAAGACCACCCTCTGCCACGAGGTGCGCTCGCTCGTCCCCGATCTGCACTACTCCATCTCCTACACCACCCGCAAGCCGCGCAACGGCGAGGTCAACGGGACGGACTTCCACTTCGTGGACGCCGCGGAGTTCGAGGCGATGCGAGCGCGCGACGAGTTCGCCGAGTGGGCGCAGGTGCACGGCCACTACTACGGAACGCCGGCGCAGCCCCTCGAGACCGCCCTCGCCCGTGGGCTCGACGTGCTCCTCGACATCGACACCAACGGGGCGCGACAGCTCCGCGTGCGCTATCCCGAGGCGGTGTCGGTGTTCATCATGGCCCCATCGCTCGCCGAGCTGGACGCGCGGCTGCGCGAGCGGAAGAGCGACGCGGCCGGCGAGATCGCCCGCCGCTTGAGCCGCGCCCGCGAGGAGATCGCGGCGTGGCGGGAGTATGATTACCTCATCATCAACCGGGATGTGAAAGAGGCGGTGGACCAGCTCGCCACCCTTATCCAGGCCGAGCGCTGTCGGACCAGCCGCCTCACCATCCGATTCCCCGACGTGGAGGTTCCCAACTGA
- the def gene encoding peptide deformylase: protein MAVLSVRRYGDPILRQKANPVAEVTPEVQRIIADMVETMYHQVGIGLAAPQVGVSMRLILVDDGSRGPRALINPTIVERGGSVRGEEGCLSIPGIFGEVERSEWVRVEAKDAEGHPLAFETRGLQARVIQHEMDHLDGVLFIDRLPPVTRDRIKKKIQKEGLPAEAPHHAFAL from the coding sequence ATGGCCGTTCTTTCCGTTCGACGCTACGGTGACCCGATCCTCCGGCAGAAAGCCAACCCGGTGGCGGAGGTCACGCCCGAGGTCCAGCGCATCATCGCAGACATGGTCGAAACCATGTATCACCAGGTCGGCATCGGCCTGGCCGCGCCGCAGGTCGGGGTCTCCATGCGCCTCATCCTGGTCGACGACGGCAGCCGAGGGCCGCGCGCCTTGATCAATCCCACGATCGTCGAGCGCGGCGGGTCGGTCCGGGGCGAGGAAGGGTGCCTGTCCATCCCGGGCATCTTCGGCGAGGTGGAGCGCAGCGAGTGGGTGCGCGTGGAGGCGAAGGACGCCGAGGGCCACCCCCTCGCCTTCGAGACGCGCGGCCTCCAGGCCCGGGTGATCCAGCACGAGATGGATCATCTCGACGGCGTCCTCTTCATCGATCGGCTGCCTCCGGTGACGCGCGACCGGATCAAGAAGAAGATCCAGAAGGAAGGGCTTCCCGCGGAGGCGCCGCACCACGCCTTCGCGCTCTGA
- a CDS encoding YicC/YloC family endoribonuclease yields MTGYGRAETSSPRLAVSVECRSVNHRHLDVSLKLPRVLASFEAEARRLVQAAATRGRVDVSASLTAAGGGTLTPLSVNVAQAREYETVARALAGELGLAPALRLEWLLGQPGVLAREAEGAVAPEEAWPLLAEALARALGELVARRDAEGKALAEELATLHETLAARIEQITARAPLAQSRRAERLRERVQALLDETPLDEGRLATEIAALAERADITEELARLRVHVGELRALVRADGAVGRTMDFLIQEINREVNTVGSKADDLEISQAVIAAKSTLEKIREQVQNIE; encoded by the coding sequence ATGACCGGGTACGGTCGCGCCGAGACTTCCAGCCCCCGCCTCGCGGTCAGCGTCGAGTGTCGCTCCGTGAACCACCGGCACCTCGACGTCTCCCTGAAGCTCCCCCGGGTGCTCGCCTCCTTCGAGGCCGAGGCGCGCCGCCTCGTCCAGGCGGCGGCGACGCGCGGCCGAGTCGACGTCAGCGCGAGCCTCACCGCGGCGGGCGGCGGCACCCTCACCCCGCTCAGCGTCAACGTGGCGCAGGCCCGTGAGTACGAGACGGTCGCCCGCGCCCTCGCGGGCGAGCTGGGGCTAGCCCCCGCGCTCAGGCTCGAGTGGCTGCTCGGCCAGCCGGGCGTCCTCGCGCGCGAGGCCGAGGGAGCGGTGGCGCCCGAGGAAGCCTGGCCGCTCCTCGCCGAGGCGCTCGCGCGGGCGCTCGGCGAGCTGGTCGCGCGCCGCGACGCCGAGGGCAAGGCGCTCGCCGAGGAGTTGGCCACGCTCCACGAGACTCTGGCCGCGCGCATCGAGCAGATCACCGCGCGCGCCCCCCTCGCCCAGTCACGCCGGGCGGAGCGGCTGCGCGAGCGCGTGCAGGCGCTCCTGGACGAGACGCCGCTCGACGAGGGTCGCCTCGCCACCGAAATTGCCGCGCTCGCCGAGCGCGCCGACATCACGGAGGAGCTGGCGCGGCTGCGCGTGCACGTGGGCGAGTTGCGCGCGCTGGTGCGCGCCGACGGGGCGGTCGGGCGCACGATGGACTTCCTCATCCAGGAGATCAATCGCGAGGTGAACACGGTGGGCTCCAAGGCGGACGACCTCGAGATCTCCCAGGCGGTGATCGCCGCCAAGTCCACGCTCGAGAAGATCCGCGAGCAGGTGCAGAACATCGAGTGA
- a CDS encoding uracil-DNA glycosylase: MSELADALRDVAQTLRHHRDLGMTEITRAVSATPPPPAVDPASALAAQEAALQGCTLCKLCHSRTTIAFGSGSPRARLMVVGEGPGEEEDKQGKPFVGRAGQLLTKMLESVGFDRERDAYIANVVKCRPERNRNPEPDEVAACNPFLMAQLDTVRPAVILALGNFAVQTLLGTREGITKLRGRLYEYRDSVLVPTFHPAFLLRNPGPEYRRMAWDDLKLARREFDRLSAAPPPNSLP, from the coding sequence ATGAGCGAGCTCGCCGATGCGCTGCGCGACGTCGCCCAGACGCTGCGGCATCACCGTGATCTCGGCATGACCGAGATCACGCGGGCCGTCAGCGCGACGCCCCCGCCGCCGGCGGTAGATCCTGCGAGCGCGCTGGCCGCGCAGGAGGCGGCACTCCAGGGCTGCACCCTCTGCAAGCTCTGCCACAGCCGCACCACCATCGCGTTCGGCTCCGGCAGCCCCCGGGCGCGGCTCATGGTCGTCGGCGAGGGCCCCGGCGAGGAAGAAGACAAGCAGGGCAAGCCCTTCGTGGGCCGCGCCGGCCAGCTCCTCACCAAGATGCTGGAGTCGGTGGGCTTCGACCGCGAGCGCGACGCCTACATCGCCAACGTCGTGAAGTGCCGTCCCGAGCGGAACCGCAACCCCGAGCCCGACGAGGTCGCGGCCTGCAACCCGTTCCTGATGGCGCAGCTCGACACGGTACGGCCCGCGGTGATCCTCGCCCTGGGCAACTTCGCCGTGCAGACCCTGCTCGGCACGCGCGAGGGCATCACCAAGCTGCGCGGGCGCCTCTACGAGTACCGCGACAGCGTGCTCGTGCCGACCTTCCATCCCGCGTTCCTTCTGAGGAATCCGGGCCCCGAGTATCGCCGCATGGCGTGGGACGATCTCAAGCTCGCGCGACGGGAGTTCGATCGGCTGAGCGCCGCCCCGCCTCCGAACTCCCTCCCCTGA
- a CDS encoding ABC transporter ATP-binding protein, whose translation MAIRDLEKTFVEGAREVHAVAGVSLDVRDGEFVALVGPSGCGKSTVLNMIGALVAPSAGAVLVDGQPVRDRAPRQVGYVFQKDTVFPWRTVEDNIVLGLQYRGVPPATRAARVREAIALGGLQGFEQAFPATLSGGMRQRVALLRSLVVDPEILLMDEPFGALDTHTKLTLHAELLSLWEAKHQTVVFVTHDLSEAITLADRIVVMTRRPGRIKRVYDVKLPRPRDVIRLRESDEYSREYGEIWHELGQEFARDDSGHLLGEPPARRADT comes from the coding sequence ATCGCGATCCGCGACCTCGAGAAGACCTTCGTCGAGGGCGCGCGCGAGGTCCATGCGGTGGCCGGCGTGTCCCTGGACGTGCGCGACGGCGAGTTCGTCGCGCTCGTCGGACCCTCGGGTTGCGGCAAGTCGACCGTGCTCAACATGATCGGCGCCCTCGTGGCGCCCTCGGCAGGGGCGGTGCTGGTGGATGGCCAGCCGGTGCGGGACCGGGCGCCGCGCCAGGTCGGCTACGTGTTCCAGAAGGACACCGTGTTTCCCTGGCGCACCGTGGAGGACAACATCGTCCTGGGGCTGCAGTATCGCGGGGTGCCGCCGGCGACCCGTGCGGCGCGCGTCCGCGAGGCCATCGCCCTGGGCGGGCTTCAGGGCTTCGAGCAGGCCTTTCCCGCCACGCTGTCGGGCGGGATGCGACAGCGCGTCGCGCTGCTGCGCTCGCTCGTGGTGGATCCCGAGATCCTCCTGATGGATGAGCCGTTCGGCGCGCTCGACACCCACACCAAGCTGACCCTCCATGCCGAGCTCCTGTCGCTGTGGGAGGCCAAGCACCAGACGGTGGTGTTCGTCACCCACGACCTCTCGGAGGCGATCACGCTGGCGGATCGCATCGTGGTGATGACGCGGCGGCCCGGCCGTATCAAGCGCGTGTACGACGTGAAGCTGCCGCGGCCGCGCGACGTAATCCGCCTGCGCGAGTCGGACGAGTACTCGCGCGAGTACGGCGAGATCTGGCACGAGCTCGGCCAGGAGTTCGCGCGCGATGACAGCGGGCACTTGCTTGGCGAGCCGCCGGCGAGGCGAGCGGATACCTGA